A single region of the Gossypium arboreum isolate Shixiya-1 chromosome 12, ASM2569848v2, whole genome shotgun sequence genome encodes:
- the LOC108479307 gene encoding pentatricopeptide repeat-containing protein At4g36680, mitochondrial has protein sequence MSSSIRLRHLRHFSATSNAAASSAAYSSSISVSQAKSKLRTEYDPDKALEIYSSVSKHYSSPSSSRYAQDLTVRRLAKSRRFSDIESLIESHKTDPKISQEPFLSTLIRSYGIAGMLDHAIKTFHQMDQFGTPRSTISFNALLSACNQSRQFDRVPQLFDEIPKKYIGLSPDKVSYGILVKSYCEAGHPEKGLEVLREMERKSVEVTAVTSTTILNALYKKGKTEEAEKLWFEMMKTGCELDVASYNVRISNFQGGEPEKVKELIDDMSTLGLKPDTISYNYLMTCFCKRGMLDEAKKVYEGLEGNGCNPNAATFRTLVFYLCLNGLYEQGYKVFKESVRLHKIPDFNTLKHLVEGLVMKKKIKDAKGLIRTVKKTFPPNFLIAWKKLEEELGLVSGNAEAREAKESTG, from the coding sequence ATGTCATCTTCCATTCGTCTTCGCCACCTCCGCCACTTTTCGGCCACCTCCAATGCCGCCGCCTCCTCCGCCGCTTACTCCTCCTCCATTTCGGTTTCCCAAGCCAAAAGCAAACTCCGCACTGAGTACGACCCTGACAAAGCCCTCGAAATCTACTCTTCCGTTTCCAAACACTACTCTTCCCCTTCTTCTTCCCGCTACGCTCAAGACCTCACCGTCCGCCGCCTCGCCAAGTCCCGTCGTTTCTCCGACATCGAATCCTTAATAGAGTCCCACAAAACCGACCCCAAGATTTCTCAGGAGCCTTTCCTCTCTACTCTCATCAGATCCTATGGTATCGCTGGCATGTTAGATCATGCCATCAAAACTTTCCATCAAATGGACCAATTTGGTACCCCCAGATCAACCATTTCTTTCAACGCCTTGCTCTCCGCTTGCAATCAGTCTAGGCAATTTGACAGAGTTCCCCAGCTGTTCGATGAAATTCCCAAGAAATACATTGGTCTTTCACCAGACAAAGTTTCCTACGGGATTTTAGTTAAATCTTATTGCGAAGCGGGTCATCCCGAGAAAGGGCTTGAGGTTCTAagagaaatggaaaggaaaagcgTGGAGGTAACTGCAGTTACCTCTACAACAATTTTAAACGCGTTGTATAAGAAGGGAAAAACGGAAGAGGCAGAAAAGTTGTGGTTTGAGATGATGAAGACTGGTTGCGAATTAGATGTTGCTTCTTATAACGTTAGGATTTCGAATTTTCAAGGCGGAGAGCCGGAGAAAGTGAAGGAGTTGATTGACGATATGAGCACCCTGGGGTTGAAACCGGATACCATTAGTTATAATTATCTGATGACTTGTTTTTGTAAGAGAGGCATGTTGGATGAAGCTAAGAAGGTATATGAAGGATTGGAAGGTAATGGGTGTAATCCAAATGCGGCTACTTTTCGGACGCTGgtgttttatttatgtttaaatgGATTGTATGAGCAAGGTTATAAGGTGTTCAAAGAGAGTGTGAGGTTGCATAAGATTCCTGATTTTAACACTTTGAAGCATTTGGTGGAGGGATTGGTGATGAAAAAGAAGATCAAGGATGCGAAAGGGTTAATCAGGACGGTAAAGAAGACGTTTCCTCCCAACTTTTTGATAGCATGGAAGAAGCTCGAGGAAGAACTTGGTTTGGTTTCTGGTAATGCTGAAGCTCGTGAGGCTAAAGAATCAacaggttag